Proteins from a genomic interval of Yarrowia lipolytica chromosome 1E, complete sequence:
- a CDS encoding uncharacterized protein (Compare to YALI0E20207g, similar to Saccharomyces cerevisiae YLR446W; ancestral locus Anc_4.336, weakly similar to uniprot|P04807 Saccharomyces cerevisiae YGL253w HXK2 hexokinase II): protein MSMGDDDRAYHHQMSVIVTAANANLPGHGKGPLVSVSSELLTKESHLMYDFERYVARNPSRFNQKVLDNLRIHHTYTRSSLDTLVNEFLAEITPACANRDAPSMLPSKMGSLPNDSLTGSVLSIDIGGSTLRGSMVDLEKMTVTDSVQHLIPDTVKNYSGSDFFDWIVERIMPLVKDCTATIIPIGLSWSFPIFQPHISSGLIQTMGKGYGVADEIINQDLKELFETHFASHGKTVEVGAILNDSVASLVAANYISNAPLCLILGTGINVSALIPKDQLKKTEQDQDKYIVNCEASLFGQCVSKTCWDLELDQALERPGFQPLESLSSGRYLGEICRLILRDLSKTGFLSRPDVGPYELTTAEVADLETADSGELDYVQDIILATSDRSAALASAFITAIYKLTGSDCESPSIAYDGTMVQKYPNFRPRMQQRLREQGLNVTFVAVEEGTVYGSAIACASQLSQ from the coding sequence ATGTCCATGGGAGATGACGACCGGGCGTACCATCATCAAATGTCTGTGATTGTAACCGCCGCAAACGCCAACCTTCCCGGCCACGGTAAGGGCCCTCTGGTGTCGGTCTCCTCGGAGCTGCTGACTAAAGAGTCTCATCTCATGTACGACTTTGAGCGCTACGTGGCTCGAAACCCGTCGCGCTTCAACCAAAAGGTTCTCGACAACCTCCGCATTCACCACACATACACCCGCTCGTCTCTGGACACTCTGGTGAACGAGTTTCTGGCAGAAATCACCCCCGCATGCGCCAACAGAGACGCCCCGTCCATGCTGCCGTCCAAGATGGGCTCGCTGCCCAACGACTCGCTGACGGGCTCGGTGCTCTCCATCGACATTGGAGGCAGCACTCTCCGTGGCTCCATGGTcgatctggagaagatgaccGTCACGGACTCGGTCCAGCACCTCATCCCCGACACGGTCAAGAACTACTCGGGCTCGGACTTTTTCGACTGGATCGTCGAGCGAATCATGCCTCTGGTCAAGGACTGCACAGCCACCATCATCCCCATCGGCCTGTCGTGGTCCTTCCCCATCTTCCAGCCCCACATCTCCTCAGGCCTGATCCAGACCATGGGCAAGGGCTACGGAGTGGCAGACGAAATCATCAAccaggacctcaaggaATTGTTCGAGACCCACTTTGCCTCTCACGGCAAGACCGTCGAGGTCGGCGCCATTCTCAATGATTCGGTGGCGTCTCTGGTGGCAGCCAACTACATTTCCAACGCTCCCCTGTGTCTCATTCTCGGCACAGGCATCAACGTGTCTGCCCTGATCCCTAAAgaccagctcaagaagaccgagCAGGACCaggacaagtacattgtcAACTGCGAGGCGTCTCTGTTTGGCCAGTGTGTGTCCAAGACGTGCTGGGACCTGGAGCTAGACCAGGCTCTGGAGCGCCCTGGATTCCAGCCTCTCGAGTCTCTGTCTTCCGGACGATACCTCGGCGAAATATGCAGACTGATTCTGCGAGACTTGTCCAAGACGGGTTTCTTGAGCCGACCAGACGTCGGGCCCTACGAGCTGACAACCGCCGAAGTGGCTGATTTGGAGACCGCCGACTCGGGAGAGCTGGACTACGTGCAGGACATCATTCTGGCCACCTCCGACCGGTCTGCCGCCCTGGCATCGGCCTTCATTACCGCCATTTACAAGCTGACTGGTTCGGACTGCGAGTCGCCGTCCATTGCCTACGACGGCACCATGGTGCAGAAGTACCCCAACTTCCGTCCTCGAATGCAGCAGCGACTTAGGGAGCAGGGCCTGAACGTGACATTTGTGGCTGTGGAAGAGGGCACCGTGTATGGCTCCGCCATTGCATGCGCCAGCCAGCTTTCACAGTAG
- a CDS encoding uncharacterized protein (Compare to YALI0E20185g, similar to CA5858|IPF380 Candida albicans), with amino-acid sequence MEELSEAERNQIGQLFICGLRNAELDEDIAELVRTFKVGSIQVSIKNLPSVDQARELIRGVQQLAYEAGHEQPMAICIDQEGGILNNLKGVTQFPCQMALAASKDTDLVEAVAEAAAKELLACGINFMFAPCMDVLKSTSASADFLLGTRAFGDDHEIVSQFGCAFLRGLQKQNMMACGKHFPGYGTASLDSILGGVPVVSDNELQMQAQAFVPFKAIIDMDCDAIMVGGCSAPGLDPTEAHACLSWKICTDILREQLGFKNVIVSECLEMEALYQQVGVKQGTVSAKLAGCDMILCCSSFKLQKQALEGLSGAYLDGLVEPESIMASAERVRHMKSSRNLTWQSILGERPFVAELLQEHKLLSARAYESCVAIGRDYLHMIPFSLKRSDTILLLTPLCESDDIHSGRCTPAQTNGNGNPSNVRLLPGEATFQHLGKTIASYHTGKTLHTSYSQNGIIKLHEQLIARATVVILVNTTAYSNMYQTSITKYVQLLCDQRRIPFVLVAASSPHDMASSNHTSDTKTYVCAFEFTPEMQVTCAKVMFGKLPALGTIPFSHFWGRQRSGSKSLSTTSTRKTWMVETYAGENVQPLWDLCFPKRKLPTEAFSVLNDIDCYVVKNSSTGKLYGFCAAHKTQVALLMVDPSRRKMGIAVSLYKRVQRAKGRKDPSAAQLTSFGSVLPAYFAGATPESLAWLQKVDRAMIFRDNVVVLVNQRLQDFRVDAAVIQELQQNNLRFSIASVAETDAKDLPEELRESDAYVAQCLKDGSVVGSVVLFNKGSSIARWLPWIYEFGPSVGGMTSLRCDSDLIMQGLVCCAMRSFRIEGFQTVVLDHMSVAQRDSLSGLGFSVWRVEEKFSR; translated from the coding sequence ATGGAGGAATTATCGGAGGCGGAACGAAACCAAATCGGCCAGCTATTCATCTGTGGATTACGTAATGCGGAGCTCGACGAGGACATTGCCGAGCTAGTGCGCACCTTCAAGGTTGGCTCCATCCAGGTGAGCATCAAAAACTTACCTTCGGTGGACCAGGCACGCGAGCTCATCCGCGGCGTGCAACAGCTGGCCTATGAAGCCGGTCACGAACAGCCCATGGCGATTTGCATCGACCAAGAGGGCGGCATTCTCAACAACCTGAAAGGCGTGACCCAATTCCCATGCCAAATGGCTCTGGCAGCCTCCAAAGACACCGATCTAGTGGAGGCGGTGGCCGAGGCGGCGGCTAAGGAGCTCCTAGCCTGTGGAATCAACTTCATGTTTGCACCGTGTATGGACGTGCTCAAGTCGACGTCGGCCAGTGCGGACTTCTTGCTGGGGACCCGTGCCTTTGGAGACGATCACGAAATTGTGTCTCAATTCGGATGTGCTTTCCTTCGTGGACTGCAGAAACAAAACATGATGGCCTGTGGAAAACACTTTCCGGGCTACGGAACAGCCTCGCTGGACTCCATCTTGGGGGGAGTGCCTGTGGTCTCGGATAATGAGCTCCAAATGCAGGCACAGGCGTTTGTGCCGTTTAAGGCGATCATCGATATGGATTGTGATGCCATCATGGTGGGAGGATGTTCTGCTCCAGGTTTGGATCCTACGGAAGCTCATGCTTGTTTGTCCTGGAAGATATGCACTGATATTCTTAGAGAACAGCTGGGATTCAAGAACGTTATTGTTTCAGAGtgtctggagatggaggctCTTTACCAACAGGTTGGAGTGAAACAAGGAACCGTCTCAGCAAAGCTGGCTGGCTGTGACATGATTTTGTGCTGCTCTTCGTTCAAGTTGCAAAAGCAAGCCCTGGAAGGTCTATCAGGCGCCTATCTCGACGGACTTGTGGAGCCCGAAAGCATCATGGCATCTGCTGAACGCGTTAGACACATGAAGTCTAGCAGGAATCTCACCTGGCAGAGTATTCTGGGAGAGAGACCGTTTGTGGCAGAGCTGTTGCAAGAACACAAACTGCTGTCTGCACGAGCGTACGAGTCGTGTGTGGCTATTGGCAGAGACTATCTTCACATGATTCCTTTTTCCTTGAAACGCTCAGACACGATTCTACTGCTGACCCCGTTATGTGAATCCGACGACATTCACAGCGGCAGATGCACTCCAGCGCAAACAAACGGCAACGGAAACCCATCCAACGTGCGCTTGCTTCCTGGCGAAGCGACTTTTCAACATCTGGGAAAGACCATTGCCTCATATCATACTGGAAAGACACTGCACACTTCGTATTCCCAAAACGGAATTATCAAGTTACACGAACAGCTGATAGCCAGAGCAACGGTTGTGATTCTGGTCAACACAACAGCCTACTCGAACATGTATCAAACCTCGATAACAAAGTACGTGCAGCTTCTTTGTGACCAAAGACGTATTCCGTTTGTACTGGTGGCTGCTTCAAGCCCCCATGACATGGCGTCCTCCAACCATACATCGGATACAAAGACGTATGTCTGTGCGTTTGAATTTACCCCAGAAATGCAGGTCACATGTGCAAAGGTCATGTTTGGTAAGCTTCCTGCGCTGGGAACTATCCCATTCTCTCACTTCTGGGGTAGACAAAGGTCTGGTTCCAAGTCACTGAGTACTACGTCTACCAGAAAGACGTGGATGGTGGAAACGTATGCTGGAGAGAACGTGCAACCTCTTTGGGATCTATGTTTCCCGAAACGAAAGCTGCCAACCGAGGCGTTCTCCGTGTTAAATGATATCGACTGCTATGTGGTGAAAAACTCGTCTACTGGAAAGCTGTATGGGTTCTGTGCGGCTCACAAGACCCAGGTTGCACTACTCATGGTGGACCCGTCCAGACGGAAAATGGGCATAGCTGTGAGCCTGTACAAGCGAGTACAAAGAGCCAAGGGCAGAAAGGACCCCTCTGCGGCTCAGCTGACCTCGTTTGGGTCGGTGCTTCCCGCGTACTTTGCTGGTGCTACACCCGAGAGTCTGGCGTGGCTACAGAAGGTGGACCGGGCCATGATCTTTAGAGACAATGTGGTTGTTCTAGTGAACCAGAGGCTGCAGGACTTCCGAGTCGATGCGGCTGTGATCcaggagctgcagcagaACAACCTCCGGTTCTCCATAGCCAGTGTTGCAGAAACAGACGCAAAAGACCTTCCGGAGGAGCTGAGAGAGTCGGATGCCTATGTGGCGCAGTGTCTCAAGGATGGTTCGGTGGTGGGCTCGGTGGTGCTGTTCAATAAGGGTTCTTCCATAGCCCGGTGGCTGCCTTGGATCTATGAGTTTGGTCCGTCGGTGGGTGGCATGACCAGTTTGCGGTGCGACTCTGATTTGATAATGCAAGGGCTTGTTTGCTGTGCTATGAGAAGCTTCCGCATTGAGGGCTTTCAGACGGTGGTATTGGATCACATGAGTGTTGCTCAACGCGACAGTCTTAGTGGGCTTGGCTTTTCTGTCTGGCGGGTGGAAGAGAAGTTCAGCCGGTAG